Proteins found in one Rhodovulum sp. MB263 genomic segment:
- the argF gene encoding ornithine carbamoyltransferase: MTHFLDIDSTAPTDLRAILDCAHEMKQARQGRTKATPDDGRPLDGRMVALIFEKPSTRTRISFDVGVRQMGGQSMVLSGKDMQLGHGETIADTARVLSRYVDLIMIRTFEEATLQEMADHATVPVINGLTNRTHPCQIMADLLTFEEHRGPIAGRKVVWSGDGNNVCASFIQAAGQFGFDLTFTGPQTLDPEPVFVEAARAKGAKIVIERDPLKAVEGADLVVTDTWVSMHDPQSARERRHNQLRPYQVNERLMAAAKPDALFMHCLPAHRDEEATNAVMDGPNSVVFDEAENRLHAQKAIMRHCLGV; encoded by the coding sequence CGACAGCACCGCCCCGACCGATCTGCGGGCGATCCTCGATTGCGCGCATGAGATGAAGCAGGCCCGGCAGGGGCGCACGAAGGCCACGCCCGATGACGGGCGCCCGCTTGACGGGCGGATGGTGGCGCTGATCTTCGAGAAGCCCTCGACCCGGACCCGGATCAGCTTCGATGTCGGCGTGCGGCAGATGGGCGGGCAGAGCATGGTGCTGTCGGGCAAGGACATGCAGCTGGGCCATGGCGAGACCATCGCCGACACCGCCCGGGTGCTGTCGCGCTATGTCGATCTGATCATGATCCGGACCTTCGAGGAGGCGACGCTGCAGGAGATGGCGGATCATGCCACGGTGCCGGTGATCAACGGGCTGACCAACCGCACCCATCCCTGCCAGATCATGGCCGATCTGCTGACCTTCGAGGAGCATCGCGGCCCGATTGCCGGGCGCAAGGTGGTCTGGTCGGGCGATGGAAACAATGTCTGCGCCTCCTTCATCCAGGCCGCCGGGCAGTTCGGCTTCGATCTGACCTTCACCGGCCCGCAGACGCTGGACCCCGAACCGGTCTTCGTCGAGGCGGCGCGGGCGAAGGGCGCGAAGATCGTCATCGAGCGCGATCCGCTCAAGGCCGTCGAGGGGGCCGATCTGGTGGTGACCGATACCTGGGTGTCGATGCACGATCCGCAATCGGCGCGCGAGCGGCGCCACAACCAGCTGCGCCCCTATCAGGTGAACGAGCGGCTGATGGCGGCGGCGAAGCCCGACGCGCTGTTCATGCATTGCCTGCCCGCGCATCGCGACGAGGAGGCGACCAACGCGGTGATGGACGGGCCGAATTCGGTGGTCTTCGACGAGGCCGAGAACCGGCTCCATGCGCAAAAGGCGATCATGCGCCATTGCCTCGGCGTCTGA
- the hrpB gene encoding ATP-dependent helicase HrpB encodes MTKLPIDAVLPELTAALSRAGRAVLQAPPGAGKTTRVPLAMLEAGLTAERIVMLEPRRLAARAAAERMAEALGEPVGQTVGYRIRGEAKVGRATRIEVVTEGILTRMIQSDPGLEGIGAVIFDEFHERSLNADLGLALAWEVRGVLREDLILVVMSATLDAAPVAALMADAPVVSSGGRSFPVETRWLPRPLPKGRRLPEATADLVLEAVAGTEGGVLVFLPGEGEIRRCAAALEGRLPEGCHIRPLYGALPFAEQRAAILPAREGRKVVLATSIAETSLTIEDVRVVVDAGRARRSRFDPNSGMARLVTERVTRAEAEQRRGRAGRVAEGVCYRLWTRGEEGALAAYPPPEIEAGDLAGLALDLAAWGASGPGDLAFLTPPNPGGFAEARALLAGLGALDALGRITGHGRALAALPLHPRLGHMLLSAGRQAAPLAALLSERDPLRGAGADLALRLRCLTGPNAPSPVPPDRGALARIRAEAKRLAARAPEAPRPMSPGEMAALAYPDRIGLRRKGDEPRYVLSGGKGAVLEASDPLAGQRLIVALDLDGDAREAKVRLAAPLSEADLRAVHGAAIGWQDVCEWSRREARVAMRRQERFGALVLDDRNWPDPPPETVARAMLEGVRALGLPWSDAARRFRARVELLRAEGAELPDFSDAGLMAGLEDWLLPHLGGVRTAEDLKRFDLLPALSARLDWETRQSVDRLAPSSFETPLGRKIPIDYDGEAPAIALRLQELFGVIEHPRVGPNRLPLRITLLSPAGRPVQVTMDLPGFWATSYADVRKDMRGRYPRHPWPEDPTAADPTLRAKRRS; translated from the coding sequence ATGACCAAGCTGCCCATCGACGCCGTCCTGCCCGAGCTGACCGCCGCCCTTTCCCGCGCGGGCCGGGCCGTGCTGCAGGCGCCGCCCGGGGCGGGCAAGACCACGCGGGTGCCGCTGGCGATGCTGGAGGCCGGGCTGACGGCGGAGCGGATCGTGATGCTCGAGCCGCGGCGCCTTGCCGCGCGGGCCGCGGCCGAGCGGATGGCCGAGGCCCTGGGCGAGCCGGTCGGCCAGACCGTCGGCTACCGTATCCGGGGCGAGGCGAAGGTGGGTCGCGCCACCCGCATCGAGGTCGTGACCGAGGGCATCCTGACGCGGATGATCCAGTCCGACCCGGGGCTCGAGGGCATCGGCGCGGTGATCTTCGATGAATTCCACGAACGCTCGCTGAATGCCGATCTGGGGCTGGCGCTGGCCTGGGAGGTCCGGGGGGTGCTGCGCGAGGACCTGATCCTCGTGGTGATGTCGGCGACGCTGGATGCCGCGCCGGTGGCGGCGCTGATGGCGGATGCGCCCGTCGTGAGCTCCGGGGGGCGCAGCTTTCCGGTCGAGACGCGCTGGTTGCCGCGCCCGCTGCCAAAGGGCAGGCGCCTGCCCGAGGCCACCGCCGATCTGGTGCTCGAGGCCGTGGCCGGAACCGAAGGGGGCGTGCTGGTCTTCCTGCCGGGCGAGGGAGAGATCCGGCGCTGTGCCGCGGCACTCGAGGGGCGGCTGCCCGAGGGCTGTCACATCCGGCCGCTTTACGGCGCGCTGCCCTTCGCCGAGCAGCGTGCCGCGATCCTGCCCGCGCGCGAGGGCCGCAAGGTGGTGCTGGCCACCTCGATTGCCGAGACCTCGCTGACCATCGAGGATGTGCGGGTGGTGGTCGATGCGGGCCGCGCCCGCCGGTCGCGCTTCGATCCGAATTCCGGCATGGCGCGGCTGGTGACCGAGCGCGTCACCCGCGCCGAGGCCGAGCAGCGCCGCGGCCGGGCCGGGCGGGTGGCCGAGGGCGTCTGCTACCGGCTCTGGACCAGGGGCGAGGAGGGCGCCCTTGCTGCCTATCCCCCGCCCGAGATCGAGGCGGGCGACCTTGCGGGGCTGGCTTTGGACCTCGCGGCCTGGGGGGCGTCGGGACCTGGCGATCTGGCCTTCCTGACCCCGCCCAATCCGGGGGGCTTCGCCGAGGCGCGGGCGCTTCTGGCCGGGCTCGGGGCGCTTGACGCCCTGGGCCGGATCACCGGCCATGGCCGCGCGCTGGCGGCGCTGCCCCTGCATCCGCGGCTCGGGCATATGCTGCTTTCGGCAGGGCGGCAGGCCGCGCCTCTGGCCGCGCTTCTGTCCGAACGCGACCCCTTGCGCGGGGCGGGCGCCGATCTGGCGCTGCGGCTGCGCTGCCTGACCGGGCCGAACGCCCCGAGCCCGGTGCCGCCCGACCGGGGCGCGCTTGCCCGGATCCGGGCCGAGGCGAAGCGGCTGGCCGCGCGCGCTCCCGAGGCCCCGCGTCCGATGAGCCCGGGCGAGATGGCGGCGCTCGCCTATCCCGACCGGATCGGCCTGCGCCGCAAGGGGGACGAGCCGCGCTATGTGCTGTCCGGCGGCAAGGGCGCGGTTCTCGAGGCCTCGGATCCGCTGGCCGGACAACGGCTGATCGTGGCGCTCGATCTCGATGGCGATGCCCGCGAGGCGAAGGTGCGGCTTGCCGCGCCGCTCTCCGAAGCGGACCTGCGCGCGGTCCATGGCGCGGCCATCGGCTGGCAGGATGTCTGCGAATGGTCGCGGCGCGAGGCCCGCGTGGCGATGCGGCGGCAGGAACGCTTCGGCGCGCTGGTGCTCGATGACCGCAACTGGCCCGATCCCCCGCCCGAGACGGTGGCGCGTGCCATGCTCGAGGGCGTCCGCGCGCTGGGCCTGCCCTGGAGCGATGCGGCACGCCGCTTCCGGGCGCGGGTCGAGCTTCTGCGCGCCGAGGGCGCGGAGTTGCCCGATTTCTCCGATGCGGGACTGATGGCCGGGCTCGAGGACTGGCTGCTGCCGCATCTGGGCGGGGTTCGGACAGCAGAGGATCTCAAGCGCTTCGACCTGCTGCCGGCGCTGAGCGCCCGGCTCGACTGGGAGACCCGGCAGAGCGTCGACCGCCTCGCGCCGTCCAGCTTCGAGACCCCTCTCGGCCGGAAGATCCCCATCGACTATGACGGCGAGGCGCCGGCGATCGCGCTGCGCCTGCAGGAGCTCTTCGGCGTGATCGAACACCCGAGGGTGGGGCCGAACCGGCTGCCGCTCCGGATCACGCTGCTCTCACCGGCCGGACGTCCGGTCCAGGTGACCATGGACCTGCCGGGCTTCTGGGCGACGAGCTATGCCGACGTACGCAAGGATATGCGGGGACGCTACCCGCGCCATCCCTGGCCCGAGGATCCGACCGCCGCCGACCCGACGCTCCGCGCCAAGCGCCGGAGCTGA